One genomic window of Cinclus cinclus chromosome 6, bCinCin1.1, whole genome shotgun sequence includes the following:
- the SERGEF gene encoding secretion-regulating guanine nucleotide exchange factor isoform X2: MEPELFAWGANSYGQLGLGHKEDVLVPQALTDISCKCQDVASISGGGGHSAVTTGTGQLFVCGHNKDGQLGLNHTEDVLHFTLCTALSGFCVKQVACGWDFTIILVGSGLVLSCGSNSFGQLGLPQISGLCLIPRKIESLKEKVVNVAAGLRHALAATDSGSVLQWGTGMASRAKRASQGKALPLFLTAKEPCEVAGLDDVKVKAVAAGSYHSVSLTDEGHLYVWGSNKHGQLVSRDIFLAEPKKIDTHCFSHEKIGAVWSGWTHLVAQTEAGRVFTWGRVDYGQLGRHAVVPGGQQSTASEQCLELLCNTPVSVPCLNGASQKEKKDGGCKR; encoded by the exons GGTGCAAACAGCTATGGGCAACTTGGTCTTGGTCATAAAGAGGATGTGCTGGTTCCTCAGGCCCTGACAGATATTTCCTGTAAATGTCAAGACGTTGCAAGCATTTCTGGAGGAGGGGGACATTCTGCAGTTACCACTG gtACAGGACAACTCTTTGTATGTGGCCATAACAAAGATGGGCAGTTGGGATTGAATCACACAGAGGATGTGCTGCATTTTACTTTGTGCACTGCCCTGTCTGGATTTTGTGTGAAACAAGTTGCATGTGGCTGGGATTTTACAATCATATTAGTAG GATCTGGTCTAGTGCTGTCCTGTGGGTCAAACTCTTTTGGACAACTGGGACTTCCTCAAATTTCAGGCCTGTGCTTGATTCCACGAAAGATTGAG TCTCTCAAAGAGAAGGTAGTGAATGTTGCTGCAGGACTGAGACATGCCCTTGCTGCTACAG ACAGTGGTTCTGTGCTGCAGTGGGGAACTGGGATGGCATCTCGGGCAAAGCGTGCAAGTCAAGGAAAAGCCCTCCCTCTGTTCTTGACAGCAAAGGAGCCCTGTGAAGTGGCAG GTCTGGATGATGTAAAGGTGAAGGCAGTTGCTGCAGGCTCCTATCATTCGGTGTCCCTCACAG ATGAAGGACACTTGTATGTCTGGGGCAGCAATAAACATGGGCAGCTGGTGAGCAGAGACATCTTTCTTGCTGAGCCCAAGAAGATTGACACTCACTGTTTTTCACATGAAAAGATTGGAGCAGTTTGGAGTGGCTGGACCCACCTGGTGGCACAGACAG AAGCTGGCAGGGTGTTCACGTGGGGCAGAGTGGACTATGGGCAGCTTGGAAGGCACGCGGTGGTTCCTGgtgggcagcagagcacagcatcTGAACAGTGCTTGGAGCTGTTGTGTAACACCCCTGTTTCAGTTCCTTGCCTAAATGGAGCATCTCag